In Desulfobacterales bacterium, one genomic interval encodes:
- a CDS encoding type II toxin-antitoxin system RelE/ParE family toxin — translation MAAYKIELKRSAEKDLRQIDRFRIPPIMEAIEALGDDPFPPGCRKLQGTEKQFRIRVGDYRVIFEVDGQRRIVIVYHIRHRKDAYRK, via the coding sequence ATGGCCGCTTATAAAATAGAGTTGAAGCGATCTGCGGAAAAGGATCTGCGCCAGATTGATCGGTTTCGAATTCCCCCGATTATGGAGGCAATAGAGGCTCTTGGGGATGACCCGTTTCCGCCGGGATGCAGAAAATTACAAGGAACCGAAAAGCAGTTCAGGATTAGGGTGGGGGACTATAGAGTGATCTTTGAGGTAGACGGCCAGCGTCGGATCGTCATCGTATACCACATTCGACACAGGAAGGATGCTTATCGGAAGTA
- a CDS encoding addiction module toxin RelE: MPTWKVELIPEAHADFNKLDGSVKKQILKQLVKLEQNPKCGVPLGNKAGINLEGYYKLYADKKRIRIVYQEMGHILKVIAIDKREDMEVYRIALKRILSMKAS; encoded by the coding sequence GTGCCGACCTGGAAAGTTGAACTGATTCCGGAGGCCCATGCGGACTTTAACAAGCTGGATGGCAGCGTAAAAAAACAAATCTTGAAACAGCTTGTAAAGTTGGAACAAAACCCAAAGTGCGGCGTTCCTCTAGGAAACAAAGCCGGCATAAACCTTGAAGGCTACTATAAACTGTACGCTGACAAGAAGCGGATCAGGATAGTTTATCAGGAGATGGGCCATATTCTTAAAGTTATTGCAATTGACAAGCGGGAAGATATGGAAGTCTACCGTATAGCGCTGAAAAGAATCTTGTCAATGAAAGCAAGTTAA